The Elaeis guineensis isolate ETL-2024a chromosome 14, EG11, whole genome shotgun sequence genome has a segment encoding these proteins:
- the LOC105057133 gene encoding ethylene-overproduction protein 1, which produces MQNNFLTSIRSLKLIDGCKGTQVYALNPSSSGSGVGDKNHLRPSFSLRSKSIQQNHHHHHSSSLVFENLLPYGLPSANQIDPPIDPFLRPVEPVSALAASFRRLSDATDPATLCDLYLEQHSLLRPLADLKLLRRSLRSARIHAPDVHHRLVLSAWLRFERREDELDPAPPPLASCSGTSPALECPRAALSSEPLPPASLCPCRHHSLAAAVKNSIADEEESDVWFCIGDEEVACVRCRVATLSKPLSTMLYGGFAEAQRERINFTHNGISTRGMKAVDVYSRTGSLDDFPPDTVLELLAFSNKFCCEGLKAACDAKLAALVRSTDDALLLVDYALEEIAHLLVAACLQAFLRDLPKSLADPDITAVLCTPEGRERLAAAGHSSFVLYYFLSQVAMEEDMKSNTTVMLLERLGECAAPGWQKQLALHQLGCIMLERGEYKDAQKWFEEAAEEGHVYSLIGVARAKFKRGHKYTAYKLTNSLINEYEPAGWMYQERSLYCIGKEKMADLKTATALDPTLSYPYKYRAIALMDDDKVGAAIAEINKILAFKVSADCLELRAWFLLSLEDYEGALQDIRALMTLDPNYMMFHGKVHGDQLVEALRQRLKQWDMAECWMRLYDRWSAVDDIGSLAVVHQMLAKEPGNSSLRFRQSLLLLRLNCQKAAMHSLRLARNHSTHEHERLVYEGWILYDTGHREEALAKAEESIAIQRSFEAFFLKAYALADTSLDTTSSAYVVQLLEQANSCASDNLRKGQAYNNMGSIYVDCDMLDEAAECYLKALDIKHTRAHQGLARVCYLKNQKKAAYDEMTKLIEKAKNSASAYEKRSEYCDRDMAKSDLHMATRLDPMRTYPYRYRAAVLMDDHKEEEAIAELSCAIAFKPDLQLLHLRAAFFDSMGNAEATIRDCEAALCLDPTHSDTVDLYNKACGRADPPSK; this is translated from the exons ATGCAGAACAATTTCCTGACCAGCATTCGTAGTTTAAAGCTGATCGACGGGTGCAAGGGGACGCAAGTATACGCCCTCAACCCGTCCTCCTCCGGCAGTGGCGTGGGCGATAAGAACCACCTCCGGCCATCCTTCTCCCTCCGATCCAAATCCATCCAGCAGAACCACCACCACCATCATTCCTCCTCCCTCGTCTTCGAGAATCTTCTGCCCTACGGCCTCCCTTCAGCAAACCAGATCGACCCCCCCATCGACCCCTTCCTCCGTCCCGTCGAACCCGTCTCCGCCCTCGCCGCCTCCTTTCGCCGCCTCTCTGACGCCACCGACCCCGCCACCCTCTGCGACCTCTACCTCGAGCAGCATTCCCTCCTCCGGCCCCTCGCCGACCTCAAGCTCCTCCGCCGCTCCCTCCGGTCCGCCCGCATCCACGCCCCCGACGTCCATCACCGCCTCGTCCTCTCCGCCTGGCTCCGCTTCGAGCGCCGCGAGGACGAGCTCGACCCCGCTCCTCCCCCACTTGCCTCCTGCTCCGGCACCAGCCCCGCTCTCGAGTGCCCACGCGCCGCCCTCTCCTCCGAACCCCTCCCCCCCGCCTCCCTCTGCCCCTGCCGCCACCACTCCCTCGCAGCCGCCGTCAAAAACTCGATCGCCGACGAGGAAGAAAGCGATGTCTGGTTCTGCATCGGCGACGAGGAGGTGGCTTGCGTGCGGTGCCGCGTGGCCACCCTCTCGAAGCCTCTGTCCACGATGCTCTACGGTGGCTTCGCGGAGGCCCAGCGCGAGCGCATCAACTTCACCCACAACGGCATCTCCACCCGTGGGATGAAGGCCGTGGATGTCTACAGCCGCACCGGCAGCCTCGACGACTTCCCCCCCGACACCGTCCTGGAGCTACTCGCCTTCTCCAACAAGTTCTGCTGCGAGGGACTCAAGGCCGCCTGCGACGCCAAGCTCGCCGCACTCGTCCGCTCCACCGACGACGCCCTCCTCCTTGTCGACTACGCCCTCGAGGAGATCGCCCACCTCCTCGTTGCCGCCTGCCTCCAGGCCTTCCTCCGCGACCTTCCCAAGTCTCTCGCCGATCCCGACATCACCGCCGTCCTCTGCACCCCGGAGGGCCGCGAGCGCCTCGCTGCCGCCGGCCACTCCTCTTTCGTCCTCTACTACTTCCTCAGCCAGGTCGCCATGGAGGAGGACATGAAGTCCAACACCACCGTCATGCTGCTCGAGAGATTGGGCGAATGCGCCGCCCCCGGGTGGCAAAAGCAGCTAGCTTTGCACCAGTTGGGCTGCATCATGCTCGAGAGGGGCGAGTACAAGGACGCCCAGAAGTGGTTCGAGGAGGCCGCCGAGGAGGGGCACGTCTACTCCCTCATCGGCGTCGCCAGGGCCAAGTTCAAGAGGGGCCACAAGTACACCGCGTACAAGCTCACCAACAGCCTCATCAATGAGTATGAGCCCGCCGGATGGATGTACCAGGAGCGCTCGCTGTATTGCATTGGGAAGGAGAAGATGGCAGACCTCAAGACTGCCACCGCACTCGACCCGACACTCTCCTACCCTTACAAGTACCGGGCAATTGCACTGATGGATGATGACAAGGTTGGTGCGGCCATTGCGGAGATCAACAAGATTCTTGCCTTCAAGGTCTCCGCCGACTGCCTTGAGCTCCGGGCATGGTTCCTTCTGTCACTCGAGGACTACGAGGGGGCACTGCAGGATATAAGGGCTCTCATGACATTAGACCCCAACTACATGATGTTCCATGGGAAGGTACATGGGGATCAGCTGGTTGAGGCTCTCCGGCAGCGCTTGAAGCAGTGGGATATGGCGGAGTGCTGGATGCGGCTCTATGACAGGTGGTCTGCAGTGGATGATATTGGTTCTCTTGCTGTTGTTCATCAGATGTTGGCAAAAGAGCCTGGCAACAGCAGTTTGCGGTTTCGGCAGTCTCTTCTCCTATTAAG GTTAAATTGCCAAAAGGCTGCAATGCACAGTTTGCGGCTGGCCAGAAATCATTCAACCCATGAGCATGAAAGGCTGGTCTATGAAGGATGGATTTTATATGACACTGGTCACCGTGAAGAAGCATTGGCCAAGGCTGAAGAGTCCATTGCCATCCAGAGATCATTTGAAGCATTTTTCCTAAAAGCTTATGCTCTGGCTGATACAAGTCTGGATACTACATCTTCAGCATATGTTGTTCAACTGCTGGAGCAGGCCAATAGCTGTGCTTCTGATAATCTTCGAAAGGGGCAA GCATATAATAATATGGGAAGTATATACGTTGACTGTGATATGCTGGATGAAGCTGCAGAATGTTACTTGAAGGCCCTTGACATAAAGCACACACGTGCACATCAGGGTCTGGCACGTGTTTGTTACCTCAAGAATCAAAAAAAAGCTGCTTATGATGAGATGACAAAGCTGATTGAAAAGGCAAAAAACAGTGCATCAGCATATGAAAAACGTTCAGAATATTGTGATCGTGACATGGCAAAGAGTGATCTTCATATGGCAACAAGGTTAGATCCAATGAGGACTTACCCTTACAGATACAGGGCTGCAG